In Setaria italica strain Yugu1 chromosome I, Setaria_italica_v2.0, whole genome shotgun sequence, the genomic window GAAGCACCACACTATaccatttttttgttttttgtatgCCTATATTGTCAATTTGCCTCTATAATTTTAGCGGCACGTAAAAGTTTTAGGCTTGTTTGGAtgcaaaatatttttgaatTATTGGACAGGGTTGGGTTGACCCTAAGGCCGATGGTAGAGAAGGATTTAATAAGAATTTGGCCACGAGAGACCTTCTTAGGTATTGCTATCTTCTCAAGCAAGTTCAAATTGCTTTCCTTAGGACGAGCTTTTAAGGCAAAATAGAAAGAGCTTTTTTATTCGTCCATAAAAAGACATTACTTAAAATTAGAAGGCTTGTTTGGGATCTCATGAACTTGATCCTCTGCCggtatggttttttttttttgagcaaccTGCCGGTGTGTGGGCTCCCCTGTAAAATTCCAAGACCGTAACCAAACTTGGGCCGTCGTCCTAACAGATCGTGATCGTTACCTGCACTTAGGAGACCTaaggcgtttggttccctttacttatttttagcacgtgccacattgaatgtttagatactaattatgagtattaaacgtagactatttacaaaacccattacataagtggaggctaaacggcgagacgaatctattaagcctatccatcattagcaaatgtttactgtagcaacacattgtcaaatcatagactaattagatttaatagattcgtctcgccatttagcctccgcttatgtaatgagttttataaatagtctatatttaatatttctaattagtatctaaacattcaggTGAAAAAATAAGTCGGTGCCCAACCAGACCTTAAAGTCCGCCTCACAAGGCCTCCAAGTTCGCTTGGAGTTTGCCTCGGGACGACGGAGCAAAGCGCGCGAACTACTATGTGTACGCGACAACAAACTATTTGTAGCTGAAGGATGATGATGCGCGCGGCCGCGGGCAGCCCAGTAATATTTCGGCCAACTAGATTTTGACACGCGTTTGCTGGGGCTGCCTTCGCGTACATGCGACAGCATGTGCTGCATGCGAATTATTTTTTTACGGTATGGGCTGCTATTTATTTTTGCAAGACACGTATCACGTTGATGTTGGGAtgttaattagaaaaattaaatataagctaattataaaattaattgtaaaAATCCTGGGCTAAttcggcgagatgaatctattaagcctaattaatctatcattagcaaatggttacagtagcaccacattgtcaaatcatagattaattaggcttaatagatatctcgcgaattagcctccatctatgcaattagttttgttattagcttatatttaatactcttaatcagtatcaaacattcgatgtgacaaggttAAAGTTAGGaacaaacacacccttagtagGTTAATTGCTCCATGTACACAGCATGTACATGGCTAATAactctttttcccttcttcctctttgtttctttttccttttttttccatatTCGTGTTTCCTTTCATGTTTTCCATGCTCATTTCTATTACTTTTAACTACATTTTTTCATTACTAAAGtgttatttcttttctttcttcctctaTAGTTCATTTTAtgtcattttccttctttttgctttcctcttcttcctctaaatatttcattttaattattattttttatttcccaTCTCATGTTTCTCTTTTTATTCTGTTAAATATGATCCCATTCTTTTTAATTCTTCATCTGTCCTCTTATTCatttttcattcttttctttACGTGTTACATAAATTTATTCATTTATTTGTTttaattataatatttttaacGTTCgtaatttgttttcttttatgtGCTCAAATCTTTATTGTACAAGTTCTTATAGTTTGGTTTAGGTCTAcgtattttgttttgttttgtgagTTCGTACAATTTGTTTTCTAGATTAGCATATTTTTGTTACCAAGGCATGCACTTGTTTTGTTCAgcaagtttattatttttgttacTAAGGCATGCACTTGTTTTGTTCAGCAagtttatttaatttgttttagGTGTAAAAATATTTGTTCATTGATTTCTTATAATTTATTGAAGATTCTTATAATTTGTTCAAGGTGTGTAACTCTATTACTCCCTAATGTCGTGTAATTTGTTCTAAGGTCTGACAAAATTATTAATccttattaaaaaatatttttttgaaaatatcaCCCAATCTTGTCATTAGAAACACAGAGGTGCAATCGAAGTTGAATTTCGATAATCGATTTGGAATTTATAACTTTTTTAGTTCCACGATTTATGCTGCGGATGATGATACTATTTTTATCATTTAATATATGCATAGCAACCAGCGCTCCGCGCGCACGTGCTCGTTGCTATGCTAATCCTGCATGCTGCACGCGCACATGCTAGGCTCCTCCTGCATGCACACATGGGAACCAGTGATCTGCACGAAGCGAAGCGGGCAAACAGTCAGCCGAGattggcagggctccggctccaccTTCTCATGCGGCTGAAGAACTCTATCAAACACAGTTTAGTTAAAAATAACTTCATGTCTAAAATATTAGAGAAGTCGGAGCTATTTTATACGAAGAAACGCTCTAGCTTCTCCAGTTCCGACTGTTTTTAGAAGAAGCTGGAACCCTAACAAACTAGTCCAATCAAGCGTTATTATTATCATTGGGCCGGCCCAACAATGGACAACCAGGCCAACCACGGAACGACGGGCGGTGATAGAAGGTGATGTTTCGGGATTTTGTCGCCTCGGTGACGTATAGACGCACCCgcaaagcgccgccgccgcgcgcctgctGATGGCTGGACGCCACCCCTCTCAGCCGGTGGCATCCGATGCCGCGCCGGCGCGACCTTCTTGGCGAGCACCTGAAGAAGGCAACGAAGGCTCAGCAGCGGGCGTGGCGTTAACCTTAATCCATCGATGTGTAATTTGTTCATGCGTCCGTCTGCAAAAGGGGATTGAAGCAGCGTTATAATCTCTCGATTCATTCTTCTCCTGCGGAACACAGGTGAGACCTGAAGGTCTGAagctcctcttccttttccgAAACTACGCGCGCCTGCTTCAGTTTGGCGATCCACATCGAGTATTCGAGTGCCTGCGAACGAGTTGCATCTGCACACAGCACACACACAAGATTTCTGCGAATCAGTTACGCACAAAAACACAACACGTGTGCCATCGACAAGCAGGTGCAGGTCGAACACAACGAAACAGGTGCACTACTCTTGGAGCAATAATCCACTACCCCATGCCATTTTCGCACCTAACCTGAGGCACGCAGCATTAGCAAGCACCATCATCTTAAATCATCGCAGCCAGTAGTTTATGGATCCTTTCCCCTCCATAGCTCACACACAAATCAGAAGTCACTGCAATTCTTCCATGCCAGTCAATAGAAAATCATTGCAGCGATGCTGAACTCGTGATTTGAAATCCTGATTTTATCCGGcacccggccggccgcggccggctaTGATAAGAAGCGAGCCTCTTTTCCTGATCTGGGGGCTGGAGATTCAGAGGCACGGCGGGCGGGGCCGAGCTGACTGGTGTGAGGTCTCACCGAACGGCGGCCACCAGAATAATGGAGCTGGTTCGGTTGCTCCGATCGCCGCGGTGCTGTTGGGTTGGGCGCGATTGCCTTTGCTTGCATTCACGGGAAGCTAATGAGGCCGATGCTTGCtttactgctgctgctgctgcaaccaCCTGCGTGTCCCTCCAACCTTGAGCGCCAAGTGACAAGGGGAAGGTGCTTGTTTGTTTTCCTTACCAATTATTGGATTGGTGAAAGCTCTGATGTGATGCTCACCATTTGGGCTTAATTTTATTCGATTAGTGCCCTTGTTAGGTCGAAGAATCGGCTTTGGAGATGCGGCACTTGATCGAGCTGGCTATATTTTAGTCGGTGCAGGGGTCTATGTGCATGGATGCATGCTTACAGCAAGTGACTGGTGCCACTCCAGCTGAATTTTGTACTGATCGTCAGTTTTATCGGGCAAATTCGCAGGTAACTTAATACATATATTTATGAAGTTTCATAAAAAACATATATttatgaaaaataaatgttaCAATACTAGTATAGCAGTTACAGGTGATTTCTGGTTTGCAACAGCTTACTGCATTTCACCTGTTCAAAGAAAAGGACAGATGACCAGAAAATGGTACATTCGGAGGGTAGCACAAGAGGAATACCCAAATTCAGAAAGCTCATCCTTTCTTGTTATCTAATCATCATACAGCTAATCTCTCGTCTTTTTTAAGGGCAAGTTAGTTCATTTATTGTTCACGTCGTATGATTAAACATTTGAAGGACACTGATTAGCGTATAGTACAAAGTTCTGTTGCCGCGTCAGTGAAGATCAAATGTCGTCTTCTTCACATGGCCTTTATTAAAGCTGGAATATCGTAGGGTGAGTGGTAGCGACTAGCGTCAACCAACCCTTAGTACACAAATTAGTTGTAGTGCTAAATTGGACAATAATAGGCCTCAATGAAGATCTGTCTCTGCTTTTACGAAATGAAATATGTTAGTGAATTGTGCGAAAGATCGCTTCGGGCGGTGGCAAAATGGTCCAGACGACCATTTGGTTGGGCCGGTATCCATGATTCCATGTTTTGGCACTATGTGCAACAAGATCTTCAGTCTAGACCATACAGACCCACTGCAATTGGCTTTTACACCTTCTCTGTCAATGAAATAACTAGTAAgcacatgaaaaaagaaaagagtatACAGATCCACGGTTTGGTCATGATGCCTCGATACTTTGACACTTTGTAGGCAGTGTACAGATTGTGGCGACATCAGTCTCAATGCCATTATTCAGAATTTCTTGATTCAGTCTCCTATGCTGAATCATAACACTAGACTGTTTAATAGTTCAACTGAACTACTGAGGGCGCCAGGTAGTATCATATTGGAGATCCAAGTCAGTTTCAAATCGCCTGGTTCTGCTACCATCTTTTTCGATGTCGGTGATATGGACTCGGTCGATCGACCATGCTGGTGACAGGTCAGGGAGGAAAGCTGTTGAGCTCCTAGAACGCACGCTGTTTTCTCTCTAGCCAGCACCAGCAGGACGCGAACGCGAGGCACCGGCGTCAAAGCACGGGACCAAACTGCCCACGCCACCAACACCTCCCCTCCCCCGGCCCACAGGTGCCTCAGCCAGCACATAAAAACGGGGCGCCTCGCCgttctcctctccttcctccgagGCGCTACCGCACAGGTTCAGCGCCATTAGAGGCCACGCCTCCCTCCATTCCTTCAATACAAACAGGAGGAGGTAGCAACAGAGAGGGAGGAGCGAGCAGTCTAGCACCTGTTGATTGGAAAGATTACGTCAATTTGAAGTGAGTACCACTCATGCTGTCTCTTTTGCCCCCAAGATTGCCTGTGTCAGGCTGTTCGTGAATTTGGATTTCGGGCTATTCTTCGATTCTCATGATTTCTTAAAAGATATGTAGGCTAAGTGTATAAATACTCCTTGAATACTCTTCAGGTGGCGGGAGCCGTGAAAACATTGAATTGCGTTTTCGGTTGGGTTTTTTCGAATTCAGCTGTCCTGCTCCTCTAACTTTTTTGATGGATTGCTTGGTTGGAGTGCATTTGGCTGCAAGCTGGGTGCCCAAGGATCATGCTGTGATGCAAAGCAAGCAATGAACCGAGTGGTCAGGCCATCCAACTTGCATTAACGGTggatgctactccctccgtttcataCTATGCAATGTCTTTTccgctctttttttttaacgaaaagGCATGCAGTATTTTCATTTCTACATCTATTTAGATTGAGTGGATCACTTAACACGGTAGGTGCGGTCATTTCCTATCgacattttgtttttttctaatAAAATTTAGTGCTTccctcaaagaaaaaaaaacgcaTGTATATAGCATTTTAAAACACCTTCCTTtaccaatcaacttctttgcaACGTGGTCAATCATTTCGTAACAACTAGGATTTCTTCCAATCATTGTACCACCTTGGCCCAGAGTGAACCACCGATCTGTAGGTCCTCCGTCCTCGTGTGTTGTTTTGGTGAACTACTATGTGCAGCCATGTTCAAACAATCAAGTAAAGTGATAGTTCTCAAGTGGCAGAGATGTGCAATTGTGCTTGGATGCCATGATTCCGAAGTCGTAGTCTCATCGAAAGTCGAAGCACTTGGCCACGCTGGTACAAACTCGCTGGACCTAGTCTGTCAAAGGGGCCAAAGTCATCAGTCCAGCCAGATGACCAGGTCGGCGTCCTAGTTTCAGCTGGACGCCACTTTCGCAGCTTCGCTACACGCCCTGTTCCGCTGTTGCTGTCATGAACTTGCCTGCGGCAGCAGCGTCTGCGGGCATGTATGCTCCAGAGCTTCGTTCGTCAGCGTGATTGCACGACAAGAAGACGATCGGGGGAGTCGGGGAAGCATCCGACGCCAGCGTTGGAGCGGAATCTTTTGGACATATCGGCTATGGTCTCCTTACGCTAGCCAGCCATTTGGCGGTAGCTTATTCGGGGGGTCACGGCAGACGACATCTTCTGTCTTACCTGTTCAACGTCATCCCTTTTTATTTCTCTGAAACCCGGTTGCTGACGCTGATGATAAGGCCGGTTCAGGCATTCCAGTGGGGAGCTCCTTTTGTCCCCTCCCCACGTTCAGATTTTCAGTGTACTGGGCGTGCACTGGAAATCACCTAGACTGAATCAACTGGTTACGACTACGCGTGGCATTTACAAGTGGCCACAGCACACATTTCGCATAGTTTTTGTTCTTCTGTCGATACCTTGCTCGGATATTTATCAGTGGATATCACATTTGCAGGTTCAGGTAGCAGATTCAGAGTTCTCAACTGACTGACAAGGCAACAGATACAGCAGCTGGCCAAGATGACCGCCGGTTTCCAGCTCGGTGTGATTGGGTCTCTCACGCTCTCCGTCGCATCGTCGGTCGCCATTGTCATCTGCAACAAAGCCCTCATCAGCACCCTAGGGTTTCCATTTGGTAAGGACCCAAACTCTGCAGTCCACAAGCATGAATGGAACCTGATGAACATCAGGGCACAAATTAAATCATGGGCTTTCAGCCTATTCGTGTACTGCTACATACAGTGAATTATGCAGAGTTACATGTATTCAGTTCAATACTTAACGGAAAATCATATGTATTTGTGATCAATGCAGCTACAACATTGACAAGCTGGCACCTGATGGTGACCTTCTGCACCCTTCACGTTGCGCAGCGCTTGCGCTTTTTTGAGCCCAAGGCAATTGATGGACAGACGGTAGTTTTGTTCGGGTTGCTGAATGGAACCTCAATTGGCCTTCTCAATCTTAGTTTAGGATTCAACTCCATCGGGTTCTACCAGGTCAGTCCTCTTTTATTCAGTAattgtttttcttgaaaatgAAGGCAATGCACGCTCAAATTCAGGATGTCCCGCAGATGACAAAGCTGGCCATCATACCTTTCACAGTGCTGTTGGAGACTATATTCCTGAAGAAAAGATTCAGGTTAGAAACATCATAAGTACTACTGCCTGTCAACTAGATGTTTTGGTTGTATTTCATTCAGGACAACACAGTGATGAAACGTAGAGACCCTGAAGTACAATGGTCTACATCCAAGATTTCTGTTTGcgcattttctttctttgtgaTGACTAACATTTCTATATAACTATTCTGTCAAGAATAGTTATTCGTCAAATAAAATGAGATAGAAAAGGTTTAGCCAAAAAATTAGATAAATCGAAAGTGTTCTTGGCTTTGTTTTTTCCCCTGGTACTGGACAGAAACATTTCTTTTTAGGAAGCTTGGCCCTTCCTATAGTTCATCACTATGCTGACAACGATATAACTAACAAAATGCAGTGAGACTATCAAGTTCTCTCTACTGGTCTTGCTACTTGGAGTTGGAATTGCTTCAGTCACCGACCTGAACCTAAATTTTCTTGGGTCTATCCTTTCTGGACTCGCCATCGCCACGACTTGTGTTGGACAGATTGTATCCTACGTTTGACATTTCTAGATTTTTGTCATTAATTGTCAACATCTTCTACTATTGGTATGATGTATCCTTAACCTGTTGAATGAAGCTCACAAACACAATACAGAGGAAGCTGAAGGTCTCCTCCACGCAGCTCCTGTACCAATCCGCGCCTTACCAAGCAGCCATCCTGTTCGCCACCGGCCCCTTCGTGGATCAGCTCCTCACCGACCGCAGCGTCTTCGCCCACAAGTACACTTTCCCAGTTGTGGTAAGTTCCGTCACACATTCTGGGCAACGGCGGCAGTACTGCCAATCTCTGAAAAATCCATTCCAAGCATAGCTCAGCtttggatggatcatggatgacAGCATGCAGAATAAGAATAATAAGCAGGGCCCAATCAATGATCTATGTCGTCGCAGGGTTTCATCGTGCTGTCGTGCCTGATCGCGGTGTCGGTGAACTTCAGCACGTTCCTGGTGATCGGGACGACGTCGCCGGTGACGTACCAGGTGCTGGGCCACCTCAAGACGTGCCTGGTGCTGTCGTTCGGTTACACGCTGCTGCACGACCCCTTCACCGTGCGCAACATCCTGGGCATCCTCGTCGCCATCTTTGGCATGGCGCTCTACTCCTACTTCTCGGTGCGCGAGGGCAAGAAGAAGTCCGCGGGCGACGCCCTCCCGGTGTCACAGGTACGCACGCACGACGCCGCTCGAGTTCGTCGATCGGTAGAGCTGAGCTTTATGCCCCCACTCGATGCGTCTGATCTGatgagttcctgcccgctgcAGATGCCGGACAAGGAGACGGAGCCGCTGCTGGTGTCGGCCAAGGACGGCAGCGACGCCAAGAAGGCCAACGGCGTAGCTCACGACTGCTAGATGTTTCTTTCTCTCGTTTGTAGCTTAGCCCAGCACCAGCTCTATCTAGTTTTACTATGCGCTGTTCTGAATCTGAGGTCGGGGAAGCAAAATCCCTTTCGTTTCGTATTACAGAAGTGGGACGCGTTGTACAATTTGATGCAGCAGTTCTCAGATCGATGATTTCCCTCTCTTTAAATTAGGCCGCCGCACGGCTCCGCTGAATGGAAGTGTGCTGAATCACCAGCAGCTACTTGGTTTTTCCTCTTCTGCGAGGAATTTTTCTACACGTTTACCACGAGCAAAGAACGTACTGGCATCTAACAGCAATGGCCATCACACCATACCAGAAACTGGATCTGATACGGGGCGATATGTGTTCTCCGAGCTCAAGGTTCCGTCGCCGCGCGCCACCAAGTTCCCCCGCAGACCCCCGGCCCCGTTGCGCGCGGGCGGGTGACGGAGGCGAAATGCAGCCGGCTCAGCCGGCGCCAGCCAAAATCACGCCCCTCGCCGGGATGGTGGATGTAGAGAGCGTCGAAACTAATTGGGTTTTTGGCGCGGGGCCGGCTGACTCAGGCGTTTACGACCAATAACGAGATGTGTTCTCGGAGCTCAAGGTTCCGTCGCCGCGCGCCATCAAGTCCCCGAACCGGAGCAGACGGCAGACAGCCGGCCCCGTTCCACACGGAACACAGTCACAGCGCGCGGGCGGGTGACGGGGGCGGAACGCCGACGGCTCTCAGGGGGCAGATGCACGAACGGCGGCGCCAGCCAAAATCACGCCGCAACCAAGTTTTTTGCGTGGAGCCGGCTGACTCTGGCGCCCAATACGGCCTTTGAGGTAGTTTTAAGCATGGCAGTCAGGCCCAGCCCGCATAGTGCATAGTTGAAAGTGGCCCTCCATGGGCTCCACGGAACGGCCCAGCCGAGGCAGGTGTAAAGGGTTTTCAGaaacttcttctttttctgaaaCGATTTTcagccttttttttcctttcttttcttttcttttcttttcagaaaCTTCTTCAAAGCCAGCCAATATATTGGAAAATATGGCGGCAAAGCAAAAGTTATTAAATGAAGGATATTTGTTTTAAAGTTTCTTGGACACGTAACTAGCATGTGTAAAAACAGAGAATCTCAACGAAGAATGAGCAATCTTATTACATGGGTGGGTGCGAGTCCAATTTGTGATATCTTAAGATGGTTTTGAATAAGATGGTTTTGAAGTGATCACAAATCTTCAAAGGCAAAAGTTGTGCGCATAATCCTCTAACTTAAAGGAAATTAAAGCAAGAACAATAGATTCATTTCAAACATGAGGGGTTTCACTCAAAAAGAACATATCACGTAAGCAAAGATGGCGTCTAAGGGCATCGTCCCGAGAGTTTGAGCAAAGAATTTTATCTAGAGCTTCCAGGCTACCCAACGTGCATAGCCGACTAGCAACAATGAGACAGAAGATTTGAAGCCAAACGAAGCCAATAACTAGTGAATGCCTATCATCGCCATTTGTAAGCCCCAACAGCACCCGTAAGTAGTAGCCCCACACACAATTAGTCGCAACTATCGGACACATGTGTTATTGTCCTAGCTCGATGACTAGAATCCCTTAGAGAAGACTTGAAGAGGGAGGGGGCATAGGCCCTCACCAAGGCGGCACATAACACCCGATGCCAAATTCGATTGCCACCGGAAGCAACAATCTGACGTCAAGCTAAGAATAACAAAATAAAAGAGTGAAACGTGTTGCTAGCCTCTTGGGGTCAATCACGCAGGCTCTTGCTGCAAGGGTCGCCATCAACATTTGGGTGTGGCGTTGCTCATGGATACgatggtggggggagggggggttggAAACCCCGCATGTCACCTCATGGAGATAATGCGAAGGTCCAAGATCGAATCAATGTATAGCATAGTGTGAACTTATATTTTTCACCCAAGTGTTTTAAGAGATTCCAACACATGAATTTTAATGGCTTATATTTGTATCAAGATTTGTGGTTTTTTTCTAGTATGTCAACACATACGTTTTTTAATTGGTTTTTAGAGTTAGTTTACTTTGAAATTATAGTTGATGTACACATGAGATACATATATTCACTTTTGGGACGTAatctatctattatcttaatacaacagtgttaaaagaagccaccacgTTCGTCGAGAGGGTTTAGAAATTCCTACGTTAatctaaaaaagagaagaatatacaCCATTGGATTTTAAGATGATCTAACGGTCTAGACGAACCTGTAAATAGTAAATATGAGCCATTGATCTTGATGAGTTGAGATTATAACGGGTAGATCTCAACTAGCCAAAACACATGAATTCTATTTGAAAAGGATGAGAACCACAGCGTGCACTAAATCCATACGGAAAGGGGGTTCTACGAGCTAACATATTTTCAATAGATATTAAGGAAagcaaaataaagaaacatatTGCTCAACGTTGCAACCTTGGACACATACGTGAGGGATTAGAACTTTAATTTGCTTTAGTAGTCTACATATACGGGACCAAGGGTGAGGAGATGAAAGATGTATTTTTCATGGCTACTTTGATCGAAGGACAAAGTCGTTGCATTGTCAACTGGCCACAAGAAGAAACCGATGGTAGAGAGGTGCAACGAAAATATCCATTCATGGCGTTAGAATTAACAGCCTCCGCATGGAATTGAAGCACATCGGCAAAAAATTAAGCCTTGCTAGCGTAACTAAATTCTTAGGGACGTAGTTTGGCGCTGTCTATCCTCAAAGTCGGTGGCAATCAACCAACAAGAGTTTCCAGTTTCTAACACATGATCAAGAGCAATAATTTACTTTTCGTCAACTCCTTCCCTTTTCCTGCTGACGTCCATGCCAAAGCTCAAGTGCACGTGATGCTCCTCGACGAGACGGCTGTCGATTGGGCCGGTGATGACGAGCTAGGCTACGTTGAAAAAAATCTAGCTAGAGCTTGCGCTCTGCATCGAACAACCGTAGCAGGAAGACACACTCTCATGTTGGGCAATGGATGCACGCTTGCTCCGCTTTGAGTACATGAGAAGAGTAGGAAGAGAGAATAGAGGAGAAGCACGCAGAGAGATGAATATGGACAGCGGACCGGTTGCAGCGTCGAGATGGTCAAGCAATCCAAATTGTGTCATCTGCGTAGCAACTCAAGAGACAGGACTGCATTTGTTCACTGAATGCAATTATACAAGGAATGTTTGGACTCAATTAAGTGCATGGACTAGGTGTCCAGCCATAGATCCGGAATGCTGGATCTCACATGACACCCTGCATGACTGGTGGACTTCATTAGCGGGCGCGCAGGCCGTTGATAAAAAAGGCTTGAGATCTCTTATCATCTTAGTGTCGTGGGAGGTATGGAAAGAACGCAATGTGCGGGTTTTCTGCCATCAGGAACAATCCCTCCCTTGCTTAGTAGCCCGGATAAAGGACGAAGCAATCACGTGGGTGGCGACAGGTGCTAAGCACCTGGAGCGGTTCCTTGACGCCGCAAGGTGTAGTTGAGTGTACATATGGGTGTTTGTCCTTTTTTTAGGTTGCTAGCCATGTTCACAGTGTACAACACGTAAAGTTTCCTATCTTGTTACGCCCGTCGGGCATTCTTCTCTATTAATAAAgtagcagctctcctgctggctcGTTTTAAAAAAAACACGCAGACGATGAAGTTGACCTGTAGCCACAAGTAGGGAAACTGAGTGGACGTGGCAAATTAGCACGCATCAAAGCTGTGTACATGGCAAGG contains:
- the LOC101784895 gene encoding UDP-xylose transporter 1; the encoded protein is MTAGFQLGVIGSLTLSVASSVAIVICNKALISTLGFPFATTLTSWHLMVTFCTLHVAQRLRFFEPKAIDGQTVVLFGLLNGTSIGLLNLSLGFNSIGFYQMTKLAIIPFTVLLETIFLKKRFSETIKFSLLVLLLGVGIASVTDLNLNFLGSILSGLAIATTCVGQILTNTIQRKLKVSSTQLLYQSAPYQAAILFATGPFVDQLLTDRSVFAHKYTFPVVGFIVLSCLIAVSVNFSTFLVIGTTSPVTYQVLGHLKTCLVLSFGYTLLHDPFTVRNILGILVAIFGMALYSYFSVREGKKKSAGDALPVSQMPDKETEPLLVSAKDGSDAKKANGVAHDC